One window of the Cryptococcus neoformans var. grubii H99 chromosome 12, complete sequence genome contains the following:
- a CDS encoding S-(hydroxymethyl)glutathione dehydrogenase, producing MSTEGQVITCKAAIAWEAGKPLSIETVEVAPPKDGEVRIKILYTGLCHTDAYTLSGNDPEGAFPVILGHEGGGIVESVGKGVDEVKVGDHVVPLYTAECRECKFCKSGKTNLCGRVRATQGKGVMPDGTSRFKCKGQDILHFMGCSTFSQYTVVSKFSVVAINPKAPLKTSCLLGCGITTGYGSATKSPGIEGSNVAIFGVGCVGLSVLQGAKAKGCKRIFAIDTNPKKKEWAEKFGATDFVNPKDLPEGKTIVDYLIEETDGGLDFTFDATGNVGVMRNALEACHKGWGVCNIIGVAPAGAEISTRPFQLVTGRVWKGTAFGGVKGRTELPGIVEDYLAGKLWVNEFVTHNETLEGINKGFDDMHAGDCIRCVVDMGFNEAP from the exons ATGTCCACCGAAGGCCAA GTTATCACTTGCAAGGCTGCCATCGCTTGGGAGGCTG GCAAGCCCCTTTCTATTGAGACCGTTGAAGTTGCACCGCCGAAGGACGGCGAGGTCCGGATTAAGATCCTCTA CACTGGTTTATGCCACAC TGATGCCTACACACTCTCCGGTAACGATCCTGAGGGAGCCTTCCCCGTCATCCTTGGACACGAGGGTGGTGGTATCGTCGAGTCTGTCGGCAAGGGTGTTGACGAAGTCAAGGTTGGCGACCACGTTGTCCCTCTCTACACTGCTG AATGCAGAGAATGCAAATTCTGCAAGTCTGGAAAGACCAATCTCTGTGGTCGTGTGCGAGCTACCCAGGGTAAGGGTGTGATGCCTGATGGGACTTCCCGATTCAAGTGCAAGGGTCAAGACATCTTGCACTTT ATGGGTTGCTCCACTTTCTCTCAGTACACCGTCGTCTCCAAGTTCTCCGTCGTCGCCATCAACCCTAAAGCTCCTCTCAAAacttcttgtctccttGGTTGCGGTATCACCACAGGTTACGGTTCTGCCACCAAGTCTCCTGGTATCGAAGGCTCTAACGTCGCCATCTTTGGTGTTGGCTGTGTCGGCTTGAGTGTCTTGCAGGGTGCTAAGGCCAAGGGCTGCAAGAGGATCTTTGCTATTGACACCAacccaaagaagaaggagtgggCCGAGAAGTTTGGTGCCA CCGACTTTGTTAACCCCAAGGACCTTCCCGAGGGCAAGACCATTGTCGATTACCTAATCGAGGAGACTGACGGTGGTCTCGACTTCACCTTTGACGCTACTGGTAACGTCGGCGTGATGCGAAACGCTCTCGAGGCTTGCCATAAGGGTTGGGGTGTGTGCAACATTATCGGTGTCGCCCCCGCAGGTGCCGAAATCTCTACTCGACC ATTCCAGCTTGTCACTGGTCGAGTGTGGAAGGGTACAGCGTTTGGTGGCGTCAAGGGCCGAACCGAACTTCCTGGTATTGTGGAAGACTATCTCGCGGGCAAGCTTTGGGTCAACGAGTTTGTCACCCACAATGAGACTTTGGAAGGCATCAACAAGGGCTTCGATGACATGCAC gCTGGTGACTGCATTCGATGCGTCGTCGACATGGGCTTCAACGAGGCTCCTTAG
- a CDS encoding S-formylglutathione hydrolase encodes MVQLEKLSSNKAAEGFLTKYKFPSASLALPTQFNVFVPSSASPDSPVPVLFYLAGLTCTEDTGAQKGGFLNTAGKEGIALVFPDTSPRGAGVEGEDDDWQLGTGAGFYINAEADKWKKNYKMYDLIVKELPEVLKEANLGLDFSKWSIMGHSMGGHGALFIYLKNPGLFKSASAFAPICNPAAVPWGINAFSNYLSSSSSWLAYDSSALLPQFADEPKILVDVGTDDQFLKQGQLQPQTLEKAGKKGVEVRMQDGYDHSYYFISTFGPEHVAFHAKYLKA; translated from the exons ATGGTTCAGCTCGAAAAACTCTCTTCTAACAAGGCTGCCGAAGGCTTCCTCACAAAATACAAATtcccctccgcctcccTCGCCCTCCCCACGCAATTCAACGTCTTCGTCCCTTCCTCCGCTTCCCCTGATTCCCCAGTCCCTGTCCTCTTTTACCTCGCAGGTCTCACCTGTACTGAGGACACTGGTGCTCAGAAAGGAGGATTCCTTAACACTGCAGGTAAAGAGGGGATCGCCCTCGTTTTCCCTGACACTAGCCCTAGGGGTGCGGGAGTAGAaggcgaggatgatgattggCAGTTGGGTACTGGTGCAGGATTCTATATCAATGCCGAGGCAGAcaaatggaagaaaaaTTATAAGATGTATGACTTGATTGTCAAGGAATTACCAGAGGTGTTGAAGGAGGCGAACTTGGGCCTT GACTTTTCCAAATGGTCTATCATGGGACACTCCATGGGTG GACACGGTGCTCTGTTCATCTACCTTAAGAACCCAGGTCTTTTCAAGTCTGCCTCTGCCTTTGCTCCCATCTG CAACCCCGCCGCCGTTCCATGGGGTATCAATGCATTCAGCAACtatctctcctcctcctcttcctggcTCGCCTACGACTCTTCCGCGCTTCTTCCACAGTTTGCGGATGAACCCAAGATCTTGGTGGATGTCGGTACAGATGACCAGTTCCTCAAGCAAGGCCAGCTGCAGCCACAGACGCTGGAAAAGGCGGGGAAGAAAGGTGTGGAGGTAAGGATGCAAGATGGGTATGATCATTCCTATTACTTT ATTTCGACTTTTGGTCCTGAACACGTTGCGTTCCACGCCAAGTACCTCAAGGCTTAA
- a CDS encoding transketolase, whose translation MSPVAVSKHDDSASHGTTLSKNPHVKSSEVGTEKLVINTIRCLAADLCQQYKGGHPGTVMGAAAIATALWKYSMRYNPANPDWINRDRFVLSAGHACLLQYIMLHLSGYSSWTLDQIKKYHAPTMDGIAAGHPEIEFPGVELTTGLLGQGVANAVGLAIANKNMAATYNKDGFPIIQNKVWCFTGDGCLQEGVGQEALSMAGHWGLDNMILVYDNNSVTVDGNIDICFTDDTSAKLKSLGWHVLEVEDGSNDLAAIVDAFEQAQKLTGKPVFINIKTIIGIGSLNQNSGKVHGAALGEDDVARLKTAFGFDPKDKFIVPDAVYDYFKETKTKGAQYEQEWNDLFKRYKESFPAEAAEFQRRLDGKLEKDWENKFPSKDALPKDPKATRQSSGIALRSVVPEDKSFLVGSADLCESTFVNWDGMIEFQNPESGYGDYSGRQIRYGIREHAMVAAANGLAAWHKGAIVPIMSTYFIFWLYAAPSLRMAALMKLRFIAVATHDSIGVGEDGPTHQPIAFPLFLRALPNFNYIRPADAEEVIGAWILGLRDVDHPSLLSLTRQPVPLLAGTDRNKVQYGGYVVYGDENSIPDITLVATGSEVARAVDTAELLKGKYSVRVVSMPHTGRFDAQPLEYRRSVIPSTKSLVVSIEPYASFGWAKYAHAGAHMTGFGHSAPYSVLFEHFGFGPKTLAEKIGAWAAPKRNGDGWNIPGVGEFEELLVNSGNGH comes from the exons ATGTCACCTGTAGCTGTAAGCAAACATGACGACTCTGCCTCTCACGGCACAACGCTCAGCAAGAACCCCCACGTCAAGTCTTCAGAGGTCGGAACCGAGAAGCTCGTGATCAACACCATCCGATGTTTGGCCGCCGATCTGTGTCAGCAG TACAAGGGGGGTCATCCCGGCACAGTTATGGGAGCGGCTGCCATCGCCACTGCGCTTTGGAAATACAGCATGCGATATAACCCTGCTAATCCTGACTGGATCAACCGAGATC GATTCGTACTTTCTGCTGGCCATGCGTGTCTGCTTCAATACATCATGCTTCACCTTTCTGGATACTCTTCTTGGACCCTCGACCAGATCAAGAAATACCATGCTCCTACCATGGACGGCATTGCTGCTGGCCATCCTGAGATCGAGTTTCCAGGTGTTGAATTGACCACCGGTCTTCTCGGTCAAGGTGTTGCCAACGCTGTCGGACTCGCCATCGCCAACAAGAATATGGCAGCTACTTACAACAAAGACGGATTTCCGATTATCCAGAACAAGGTCTGGTGTTTCACCGGTGACGGCTGTCTGCAGGAGGGTGTCGGTCAGGAAG CCCTCTCCATGGCAGGACATTGGGGTCTTGACAACATGATCCTTGTATACGACAATAACTCCGTCACAGTGGACGGTAACATTGATATCTGTTTCACTGATGACACTTCtgccaagctcaagagTCTTGGCTGGCACGTTCTCGAGGTCGAGGACGGATCCAATGACCTCGCCGCGATTGTCGACGCTTTCGAGCAGGCTCAGAAGCTCACCGGCAAGCccgtcttcatcaacatcaagaCCATCATCGGTATCGGCTCCCTCAATCAGAACAGTGGCAAAGTACATGGTGCAGCTTTGGGTGAGGATGACGTCGCTCGACTCAAGACCGCCTTCGGCTTTGACCCCAAGGACAAGTTCATCGTGCCCGACGCCGTCTACGACTACTTCAAGGAGACCAAGACCAAGGGCGCCCAATACGAGCAGGAATGGAATGACCTTTTCAAGCGCTACAAGGAGTCTTTCCCGGCCGAAGCGGCAGAATTCCAAAGGCGATTGGACGGAAAGCTTGAAAAGGATTGGGAGAATAAGTTCCCTTCCAAGGATGCCCTTCCCAAAGACCCCAAAGCTACCAGGCAGAGCAGCGGTATCGCACTTCGATCGGTCGTCCCAGAGGACAAGTCATTCTTGGTCGGAAGTGCTGATTTGTGCGAGTCGACGTTCGTCAACTGGGACGGAATGATCGAGTTCCAAAATCCCGAGTCCGGTTATGGTGATTATTCTGGTCGACAGATCCGTTACGGTATCCGAGAGCATGCCATGGTGGCTGCCGCTAACGGTCTCGCCGCTTGGCACAAGGGTGCCATCGTCCC CATCATGTCGACTtacttcatcttctggcTTTACGCCGCTCCTTCGCTCCGAATGGCCGCTTTGATGAAGCTCCGATTCATCGCCGTTGCCACTCACGACTCCATCGGTGTCGGCGAGGACGGACCTACCCACCAGCCAATcgctttccctcttttcctccgTGCCCTCCCCAATTTCAACTACATCCGACCTGCAGACGCTGAGGAAGTGATCGGCGCTTGGATCTTGGGTCTCAGGGACGTCGACCACCCCAGTTTGCTTTCGCTCACTCGACAGCCAGTACCTCTTCTTGCAGGTACAGACCGAAACAAGGTACAATACGGTGGATACGTCGTCTACGGCGACGAGAACAGCATCCCCGATATCACCCTCGTCGCCACTGGTTCCGAGGTTGCGCGTGCGGTTGATACAGCCGAGCTGTTGAAGGGCAAGTACTCTGTAAGAGTCGTATCGATGCCTCACACCGGTCGATTCGACGCACAACCGCTTGAGTACAGACGATCCGTCATCCCCTCTACCAAGTCCCTCGTCGTATCTATCGAGCCCTACGCCTCGTTCGGTTGGGCCAAATACGCCCATGCAGGCGCTCATATGACAGGCTTCGGCCACTCTGCTCCTTACTCTGTACTGTTCGAGCACTTCGGTTTCGGTCCCAAGACCCTGGCAGAGAAGATTGGAGCCTGGGCCGCTCCAAAGAGGAATGGAGATGGCTGGAACATCCCTGGCGTTGGAGAGTTTGAGGAGCTGTTGGTTAACAGCGGTAATGGTCATTAA